GCGCGGCCACTCGAGGGGCTGGACGGTTCCGTTTCCGACTTCGACTGGTCGCCGGATGGGCGCAAGCTTGCTCTGGTGGTCAAGGACCCGGAACCTGATGCGAGAGAGTCCGCTGATGGCGAGGAGATACCATCGCCGATCGTCATCGACCGCTTTGCGTTCAAGCGCGACGGGGAGGGGTACCTCGACAATCGCCGCGAACGCATCTGGATCTACGACTTGGCGCGTCGCACCGCTGAGCGGCTGACCGAGGGAGATCATGATGAATCTTCACCGGCGTTTTCCCCCGTTGGCACAGCGGTCGCCTTCGTATCCAAGCGGGTCGACGATCCCGACCGGACTGTCGACAGCAATATCTTTGTCGGCGAGCTGGCCGCCATGGATAGGGTGCCCAGGCAACTCACCACGCATCCGGGCGAAGACTCTATGCCCGAGTGGAGTCCGGACGGCAGGACCATCGCCTATTTGCGGGGAGGGGATCCGGCGGTCTCGTTTCCCTGGTACGCGATCACGCATCTCGCCGCGGTACCCTCCGTTGGCGGCGAGGAACGGGTGCTGACCGGGCAGCACGATCGCAACATCTTCGAATTTGCCTGGTCGCCGGACGGCCGCAGCATCCTGATGGTGGTCGAGGATAATGGGAGCCAGATACTTTCCAGCGTTCCTTCGGGAGGGGGCGCGGTGAGGACATTGATCGGTGGCGATATCGACATTGCGGAGCTGGCGGTCTCGCCCGCGGGCCGTGTCGCGGTGATGTCATCCACGATGGAGCGACCGCGGGAAGTGCATGCGGTCGAGGGTGGCAAGATCCGCAGCCTGACCGAGCAGAACGATGCTCTGATGGCGGAACTCGATTTCGGGCGGACCGAACGGTATTCGGCCACCAGTGCAGACGGCATCGAGGTCAGGGGCTTTGTGACCTATCCGGCGGATTCCTCGAAGGGACAAAGGCTTCCGGCAATCCTGCACCTTCACGGCGGGCCGGATTCGCAGCACGACTACAGCTTCGACATGCTCAAGCAGGTCTTTGCAGGGGCGGGCTATGCCGTCATCGCGCCAAACCCAAGGGGTAGCACCGGCCGTGGCAGCGAATTTTCCGCCGCACTCACCGCGGCCTGGGGCTCGGTCGATGTGCAGGACGTGCTGGCATCGGTCGATCACGCGGTCGCCGCCGGGATCGCCGACCCCGATCGGCTCGGAGTGGGCGGGTGGAGCTATGGCGGCATGCTGACCAACTACACCATCGCCAGCGATACCCGTTTCAAGGCGGCGGTCAGCGGAGCTTCGATCTCCAACATTCTATCTGGCTACGGCACCGACCACTACGTGCTCGCCTACGAGCAGGAAATCGGCAAGCCTTGGGAGAACCTCGAAGGCTGGATGCGGATCAGCTATCCCTTCTTTCGCAACCAGACGATCATCACGCCCACGCTGTTCATGGTCGGCGGTTCCGATGTGAACGTACCGACGTTGGCGAGCGAGCAGATGTACCAGGCGCTCAAGAGTCGCGGCGTCGACACCCGCCTGGTCGTCTATCCCGACGAATCGCATACGATCAGCCGACCGAGCTTCGTGAAGGATCACGTAGAACGCTGGGTCGAATGGTTCGATGCCCGCCTGAAGCCTGCAAGCCAGTAGCGGCGAGCCGTCACAGGATCGTAAATTCCCGAACTTTTGCCCTGATTTGCTGCCGGTTCGGCTTTCGCGCGCGAGGTGATCTGGTAGCCTTGCGTGATGCAATGGGGAGGACGACAGGTATTGATCCGCGCGGTATCGCGTCTAGTGCTGGCGGGCGCTTGCGCTGCCAGCCCACTGTTGCCGGCCGTAGCTAAGGAAGCCGAGCTCGCGATCGTCGCGACCGATCCCGCTGAAGTGGAAGGGGCAGCGGAGATTTCCGATTTCCGCGCCATCATCGCCCACAGCCCTTTCGTGCCGCTCCCCGATAACCTCTCGCTCGAGGGGCTGCTCGCGGATTATTCGCTCGCGCTCCCGGCGCCTGCCGATTGCGATGCGGCGCTGTGCATCGGCGCGGAAGCGATGCCCGCCGATCTGACCATGCGGCCGGGGGATGATATCTTCGTCGGCCTCTCTTTCGCCCAGCAAGCAATGCCTGACGCGCTGCCTGAACAGTCAGTCAGCCTGGTGGTGGTGATCGACCGCTCGGGTTCCATGAAAGGCTGGAAGCTGGAGGAGGTGACGGCCTCCCTGGCCCGTGTGCTGGGCGGATTGCGCGACGGCGACCGGGTCGGGATGGTCAGCTTCGGCGCCAGCGCGAAGGTGGAACTGCCAGAATCTCCTGTGGCGGAGGTGCGCGAGCAGATCGCCGATATCCTCGATGCGCTCGAGGCGGGCGAAGAAACCGACATGGAAGCAGGGCTAAGGCTAGGGCTTGATCTCGCCCGCGCCCATGGCGCCGAACGCGTTGTCCTGTTTACCGACGACCTCCCGAACATCTACGGCGAGCGGCCCGCGGGATTCATGGCGCTGGCCGAGGGAGCAGCGGCCGACGGGATCGGGCTGAGCCTTGTCGGCGTCGATCATCGCTATGACAATGCGACCGCGCTTCAGCTCTCGGCGCTCAACGGCGGACGGTTCTACGAGATGACGCCGCATTTCGACGTGGCGGGCCTGTTCGAGCAGGCCTGGCCGCAATTGCTGGGGGCGGGCCCGGAGAGCGCGAGCGTCATTCTCAAGCCGGGCGCGGGGCGCAGGATCTCGGCCGTGTTAGGAGTGCCCGAAGAGCTGGTGGAGCGACATGAGGATGGCTCCGTCGCGCTCGACTTGGGGCCGGCATTCGTCGCCCAGCGCGGCAACGGGGTGTATGTCACTCTGGCGCCCGACGGCCAAATCGGAGGATCGGTTGGGACGCTCCTCGAAACGAGATTGTCTGTCACCGAAGCCGGGGAAACGCGCGAACACTCGGCCGAAGTAACGCTCGGCTCGACCTCGGGCGGGCTTGCCGCCGCGCAGCAGCTCGTCGAGGAATACCTTGTGCTGCAGGCCTCGCTGAAAGCGTGGCATGCGCAAGGCGATCCAGAGCGCGCTGCGGAACTGGCGGCATTTCTCAACGCCCGCATGGCAGCCAGCGATCTCGCCTTTCTTGACCGCGAGCGAGCCATGGTTGCCAGCTTGGCCGCACGTATGGCCATGGCATTGGGTTCCCCACCTGCATCCGACCTGCTCGGTCGCTGGATGGTGGAATCCGAGCGCGGCCTGTCAGGCACCTCGCAAGGGGATATCGTCGAGTTCACCGCCGATCGCGGGTTCATCATCTATCGCCAAAGCGGAGAGGAGAGCGGCACGGCCACTCGGCAAACCTACCAGCAGGGCGATGGCAAGCTGCTAATCGACAACACCGACCTGGTGTTTGCCTATGAACTCAAGAGCAGGGGCCGCAGGCTCGACCTCAAGGCCGTCGTGGGTGACGAACGCCTCAAGCTGCGCAAGGCGGACTAGGCAGCCGCGCTGTTCGCAGCGCTGAGCACCGCGCGCACCGATGCGGTGGCTATGTCCTCGTCGATGCCGCAACCCCAGATGACCCGGTCGCCCGTCTCGCACATCAGATAGGCTGCCGCCCGTGCATCACGACCAGAGCCGAGCGCGTGTTCGGTGTAGTCGAGCACCTTGAGGTCGAGGTCGAAGGCGTCCTCCAGCGTCGAGACGACCGATGAGATCAGGCCATTGCCACGTCCGCTGACGCTCTGTTCCTGCCCATCGACGGCGATCTTGCCCGAGAACACGCGGGTGCCATCGACCGCCTTGGTCTCCTCGTAATCGACCAGCTGGAAATGCTTGGGATAGGTCTGCACTTGGTAGGCCTGCTTGAATGCCTCCCAGATATCCGCCGCATTGAGTTCGCGGCCAAGCTCGTCGGCCATGCGCTGCACATGCTTGGAGAAATCGGCCTGCATTTGCTTGGGCAGCTTGAGGCCCTGGTCCTGCTCGAGCACCCAGGCAAAGCCGCCTTTGCCGCTCTGGGAATTTACGCGGATCACCGCCTCGTAATTCCGGCCCAGGTCGGCCGGATCGATCGGCAGGTAAGGGACGCGCCATTGCTCGTCGTTCTGCCGTTCGTGCGCCTCGAACCCTTTCTTGATCGCATCCTGGTGCGATCCCGAGAAGGCGGTGAATACCAGTTCGCCGCCATAGGGGTGGCGCTGGTGCACTGGCAGTTCGTTGCAGAACTCGACGGTTTCGATCACGCGGTCGATGTCCGAGAAATCGAGGCCTGGATCGACGCCCTGCGTGTACATGTTGAGGGCGACCGTCACGAGACAGCAATTGCCAGTGCGCTCGCCATTGCCGAACAGGCAGCCTTCGACGCGGTCTGCGCCTGCCATCAGGCCAAGTTCGGCCGCCGCGACCCCGGTGCCGCGGTCATTATGCGTGTGCAGGCTGATGACCGCGCTTTCGCGATTGGGCAGGTTGCGGCAGAAATATTCGATCTGGTCGGCGTAGATATTGGGTGTCGCCGCCTCGACTGTCGCAGGCAGGTTGAGGATGATCGGCCGTTCGGGCGTGGGCTGGAGCACCTCCATCACCGCCTCGCAGACCGAGATCGAAAAATCGAGCTCGGCGGTCGAGAAGGTTTCGGGCGAATATTCGAAATGCCAATCGGTATCTGGTCGCTTCGCGGCCTCGTCGCGCAGCACCTTCGCACCCGCCACCGCGATCTCGCGCACTTCGTCCTGCGACATGCGGAACACGATATCGCGCCACGCGGGCGAGACCGCGTTGTAAAGATGGATGATCGCCTGCTTCGCCCCGCTCAGGCTGTCGAAACTGGTCCGGATCAGGTCTTCGCGGCTTTGCGTCAGCACCTGCACGATGACGTCGTCGGGTATCCGGCACGACCGCACGAGTCCGGAGATGAAATCGAACTCGGTCTGGCCCGCGCTGGGGAAGCCGACCTCGATCTCCTTGATCCCGATCTCGACCAGCAGGTCGAAGAAGCGGTTCTTCTTCACCGCGTCCATCGGGTCTACGATCGCCTGGTTGCCGTCGCGCAGATCGGTCGAGAGCCAGCGCGGCGGCGCAGTGATCGTGCGGCTCGGCCACTGGCGATTTTCCAGCGGGACCTGCGGGAACGGACGGTACTTGGCGGACGGATCGCGCAACATGTTGCGGGGAGTGTGCATTGGTTTGAACTTCTTCGAAATTGGAAAGTGGAGTTTGCTATCTTCCCTTGAGCGCCCGGCGCGCTCTCAAAGGCACGCCGCAGGTCACGCCCAAGGGCGTGTAAGTCGAAGCAGCAGTCCAATCTCGATAGTCATGGCCCTTCTATGATGGGTGGCGACAGGCTTGTAAAGACAAAGCACAAGCGGCATCGCGTGCAATTATCTTTCGCAAGGTGAGGAATTTTCATGCCCGACGATACGCCGCCCGATCACCCGCTGTACCGTATCATGGGGCTGAGGCGCATCGTCGATATGAACCCTGAAGGGCGCTCGACCCTCGAATATGAGGCGCGGGAGGAAATGTGCCATTCGGGCGGTGTGGTGCAGGGCGGATTTATTTCTGGTTGGATCGATGCCGCCATGGCCCATGCGGCTATCGCCAAGAACGGCCAAGACATCACACCCATGACGCTGGAGCTCAAGGTCAGCTTCTTCGCGCCGGCGCGGCCCGGGTTGGTGATCGCCGAAGGCTGGGTCGAGCGGCACGGCAGAAGAACCAGCTTCTACGAGGGGCATCTGAAGACACCCAATGGCACCGTACTGGCCAAGGGGACCTGTACCGTGCTCCTTGCCGATCGCGCACGGGTTGAAAGGGCATCGCAGGAGGCACGCAAATGAGCGAGATCAGACCATTCACGCTGGCAACCGAACAGGAGCAGCTGGACGACCTCTACCGCCGCCTCGACATGGCGCGCTGGCCCGAGAAGGAGCCGGTCGGTGACTGGACCCAGGGCACGCCGTTAGCCGCGCTGCAGGAGCTTTGCCGCTATTGGCGCAACGGGTACGACTGGCGGCGCTGCGAGGCCCGGCTCAATTCGCTCGGCCAATATGTGACCGAGATCGATGGGCTGGATATTCACTTCCTGCATGTTCGTTCGTCGCGGGCAGACGCTGTGCCGTTGGTGCTTACGCACGGATGGCCGGGATCGGTGATCGAATTCCTGGAGGTCATCCCACGCCTGACCGAGCCCGATGAGGGGTTGGCCTTTCACGTCGTCGCACCCTCGCTTCCGGGTTTCGGCTTCTCCGGCAAGCCGAGCGAAACGGGCTGGGGTGTCGAGAAGATCGGCCAGGCATGGGCCGAGTTGATGGCGCGCCTTGGCTATGATCGCTGGGTGGCGCAAGGCGGCGATTGGGGCGCGGTCGTGACCACCGCGATCGGCGAGCAAGCGCCGAACGGTTGCCTTGGCATCCATGTGAACATGCCGGTCGCAAGGCCGGGGCCGGACGATCTGAACCAGCCGTCTCCCCCAGAGCTGAAAGCTCTGGGCGCTTTGCAGTACTATCAGGAATGGGACTCTGGCTATTCCAAGCAGCAAAGCACCCGTCCGCAGACCATAGGCTATTCGCTGGTTGATTCTCCGATAGGGCTGGCAGGCTGGATCTATGAGAAGATGTGGGCCTGGACCGACAACGATGGTTCGCCACTCGATGCGCTGTCGATGGACGCCATCCTCGACAATATCATGCTCTACTGGCTCCCCGCGACAGGCGCTTCAGCCGCGCGGCTCTACTGGGAGAGCTTTGCCAAGGTCGGCGACGGCAAGGTCGCGATTCCTTCAGGCGGAAGCATATTTCCCAAGGAAGTGCTCCCCACGCCGCGCAAATGGGCCGAGCGCCGCTACACCAATCTCGTCTGTTGGAATGAACTAGAGCGGGGCGGACATTTCGCCGCGTGGGAGCAGCCCGAGGCGTTTGTGAACGAGCTAAAAAGCTGTTTCGGAAAGATGGTCTAGCGCCAGCGCAATCGTTCAGGCGTGAGTTGATCGACTGACGTCACGCCCATCAGCCGCATGCCGCGCTCGATCTCGTCCTTGAGGATGCCGATCGCGCGCTCGACGCCCGGCTGACCTGCCGCCGCGAGCGCGTAAAGATAGAGCCTGCCGCCCGATGCCGCAGTAGCGCCGGCGGCGAGGCTCTTCAGCACATGCGTGCCTCGGCGGACTCCACCATCGACGATGATCTCGATCTCTCCACCGACGCAATCGACGATCTCGCGGAGCTGGTCGAAAGGCGCACGGCTCCCATCGAGCTGCCTGCCGCCGTGGTTGGAGATCATGATCGCATCGGCGCCGATTTCGACCGCGCGGCGCGCGTCGTTGAGGCTCATTACGCCCTTGAGCGCGAACTTGCCGCCCCAGTCCTGCCGGATCCGCGCGGCGGTGTCCCAGTCCATCGAGGTGTCGAGCATGGTGTTGAAATACTCGGCGATGCTGACCGCCTTGCCGGTCCCCTCGGCGACATGGCTGTCGAGATTGGGCAGGCGAAACTTCTCGCGGAACACATAGTCGAGCGTCCACCGCGGGCGCGTGGCATATGACCAGACTGCCGACGGCGTGAAGCGGGGCGGGGTGGTGAAGCCGCTGCGCAGGCACCGCTCGCGCTTGCCCGAGACGATCGTGTCCACGGTCAGCGCCATGGCGTCGAACTTTGCCGCCTGGCAGCGCTCGATCATCGACTGGTTCAACCCCTTGTCCTTGTGGACATAGAGCTGGAACAGCTTGGGGCCGCTGGTGAGCGCGGCGATCTCCTCGATGCTGCGCGTCGCGAGGCTGGAGATGCCGAACCACAGGCCGAATTTCTCGGCGGCTTTGGCAACCGCTGTTTCGCCCTTGTGGTGAAACGCGCGCTGAACCGCAGTGGGGCTGAGCATCAGGGGCAGGGCGCTCTTGCGACCCAGGATCGTGCAGCTGGTGTCGATCTCTGCCACGCCCGCCAGCACATCGGGTACGAGATCGGCATCGTCGAAGGCGGTGGTGTTGCGCGCCTTGGTCAGTTCGTCGTCCGCCGCGCCGTCGATATAGTCGAACACCGGCCAGGGCAGGCGAGCTTTCGCCAGTTTCCGGAAATCGTCGATGTTGTGGCAGTCAGACAGGCGCATTTCCCGGACTTAGGCGGGGAAGCGCGGATTTGTCGACGTCTTTAGCCGCAGCCGACCGATTCGATCTTGTCGTCGGCGTCGATCATGACGTTGAGCCGATCGGGGCGCAGATCTTCGGTGGTCGCGGTGCCAGGACCGATCCAGCGGATATCCGATACCGGGGCAACAGCCATGGCCAGCTCTTGCCGGGTCTCCTGCGACAGCTCTTCGCCGATGAACTTCGTCGCCCTTCCGGCCTGGCAGGGGTCGATTGTGCGGTCAATCGGCGCCCTGGCGGCAGATGCCATGCTCGCTGCAGGAGCTTCGCCGGCGGTCGCATTGGCTGCTTCCGCATCCTCGCGTCCCACGAATTCACCGCAGGCGGTGATGCCGATGGGCAATGTGACAGCAAGGGCGAGGGCATGTCTGATCATGCCCTCAAAACCCCTCTTATCCGGGCTGGTTCCTCAGGAAATCAGTTCTTTTCCTTGTCGACCAGCTTGTTGGCGCTGATCCACGGCATCATCGCGCGCAGTTCTGCACCGGTCTTTTCGATCGGATGCGCAGCCGCAGCCTTGCGGCTTGCCTTGAGTTCGGGCTGCCCGGCGCGGTTGTCGAGCACGAAGTCCTTCACGAACCGCCCACTGGTGATGTCTGCCAGCACGCGCTTCATCTCGGCCTTGGTCTCATCGGTGATGATGCGCGGACCGGTCTTGATGTCGCCATACTCAGCCGTGTTGGAGATCGAATAGCGCATGTTGGCGATGCCGCCTTCGTACAGCAGGTCAACGATCAGCTTGGTTTCGTGGAGGCATTCGAAATAGGCCATTTCGGGAGCGTACCCGGCCTCGACCAGCGTTTCGAAACCGGCCTGGATGAGGTGCGTGATGCCGCCGCACAGCACCGCCTGCTCGCCGAACAGGTCGGTCTCGCACTCTTCCTTGAAGTTGGTTTCGATAATGCCGCTGCGGCCGCCGCCCACGCCCGAAGCATAGGCGAGGGCGATGTCATGCGCCGCGCCGCTGGCGTCCTGGTGGATCGCGATGAGGCAGGGCACGCCGCCGCCGCGCTGGTATTCGCTGCGCACGGTATGGCCGGGACCCTTCGGCGCGATCATGATCACGTCGATATCTTCGGGCGCTTCGATCAGGCCGAAGTGGATGTTGAGGCCGTGGGCAAAGGCGAGCGCGCTGCCCGGCTTCATGTTGCCCTTGAGGTCGTTTTCCCAGATCGCCGCCTGGTGCTCGTCGGGCGCGAGGATCATCAGGATATCGGCCCATTTGGCCGCTTCGCTGTTCGACAGCACCTTGAAGCCCGCGTTCTCGGCCTTCTTGGCGGTCGCCGATCCCTCGCGCAGCGCGATTGCGACTTCGCCCACTCCGCTGTCACGCAGGTTCTGCGCATGGGCGTGGCCCTGGCTGCCATAACCGAGCACGGCGATCTTCTTGTCCTTGATCAGGCCCAGATCGGCATCGGCGTCGTAATAAACCTTCATCGATTTCCCTTTTTTTTCTCAGGCGCCTTCCGCGCCGCGCATCATGCCAACCACGCCGCTGCGCCCGACCTCGACGAGGCCGAGTTCGCGCATGAGCGTGATGAAACTGTCGATCTTGTCCGGCGCGCCGGTCAATTCGAACACGAAACTCTCGGTGGTGGTGTCGACCACGTTGGCGCGGAACAGCTCCGCGATCCGCAATGCCTCGACCCGGTTGTCGCCCTTGCCGGCAACCTTCACCAGCGCCAGCTCGCGCTCGACATGCGGGCCGGCCTGGGTGAGATCGACCACCTTGTGCACCGGCACCAGGCGCTCGAGCTGGGCCTCGATCTGGTCGATCACCTGCGGCGGGCCGTTGGTGACGATGGTGATCCGGCTGACCGCGTGGTTCTCGGTAATGTCGGCCACGGTGAGGCTATCGATGTTGTAGCCGCGTGCGGTGAACAGCCCCGCGATCTTGGCGAGAATCCCGGACTCGTTATCGACGGTGACATTGAGGACGTGCCGCTCGGCGGCTTCGGTTGCGATTTTCATTGTGCAGTCCTCAAACCAGCGCTTTCGCTTCGTCGTCCATCGTGCCTTCGACATGGTCGCCGTAGAGCAGCATTTCGGTGTGCGCCGCGCCCGATGGGATCATCGGGAAGCAGTTTGCGCTCTGCGAAACGAGGCAATCGACCATCACCGGACCATCATGCGCCAGCATGGCTTCGATCCCGGCGTCGAGTTCGCTTTCGTCGTGGACGCGAATGCCCTTCCAGCCATAAGCTTCGCACAGCTTCACGAAGTCGGGCAGGCTGTCCGAATAGCTGTTCGAATAGCGGCTTTCATAGGTCAGTTCCTGCCACTGGCGGACCATGCCCATATATTCGTTGTTGAGGATGAAGACCTTGATCGGCAGGCGATACTGGCTCGCGGTGCCGAGTTCCTGGATATTCATCTGGATCGAGGCTTCGCCTGCGATATCGATCACGAGATCGTCCGGATTGCCGAGCTGCGCGCCGATCGCGGCCGGCATGCCGTAACCCATGGTCCCAAGCCCGCCCGAGGTGAGCCACTTGTTCGGCTGCTTGAAGCCGAAATACTGCGCTGCCCACATCTGGTGCTGGCCGACCTCAGTCGAGATGATCGGATCACGATCCTTGGTCAGCGCGAAGAGCCGCTCGATAGCCTTCTGCGGCATGATCAGTTCGGACTTTTCGGGATAGGCGAGGCACTCGCGCGCCCTCCAGCCAGTGATCCGTGCCTTCCATTCGCCCAGATCGCGCGGCTTGCGATCACCCCAGGCAGAGACAAGCTGTTCGAGGACCGCTGCGCAGTCACCGACGATCGGCAGATCCACGCGAACCGTCTTGTTGATCGAGCTGCGATCGATATCGATGTGGATCTTGGTCGAGCCGGGTGAAAAGGCGTCGAGCCGGCCGGTCACCCGATCATCGAACCGCGCGCCGACGCACAGCATCAGGTCGCACTTGTTCATCGCCATATTGGCTTCATAGGTGCCGTGCATGCCGAGCATGCCGAGCCAGTCGGGATGGTCGTGCGGAAACGCGCCAAGCCCCATCAGGGTCGAAGTGAGCGGGGCGCCAGTAAGATCCTGTAGGCGTCGCAGCAATTCACTCGCCTGCGGGCCCGAGTTGATGACGCCGCCGCCGGTGTAGAAGATCGGTCGTTCGGCCTTGGCCAAAAGCTCAACCGCCCGAGCGATATCGGCATCGGCACCGCGCAATTGCGGCTCGTAGCGATGCGAGCCCGGCGGGACGGCGGTTTCGTGCTCGGATGGGACCGCGATCTGCACATCTTTGGGAATGTCGATCACGACCGGGCCCGGGCGCCCGGTGGTGGCGATGCGGAATGCCTCCTCGATCGTCGCCTTGAGGTCGGCAGGCTCCTTCACGAGGTAATTGTGCTTGGTGCAGTGGCGGGTGATGCCAACTGTATCTGCTTCCTGGAATGCGTCGGTGCCGATCAGCGGGGTGGGGACCTGTCCGGTGATCACGACCAACGGGATCGAATCCAGGAAAGCATCGGCGATGCCGGTGACAGCATTGGTCGCGCCGGGCCCAGAAGTCACCAGCACGACGCCGGGCTTACCGGTCGAGCGGGCATAGCCTTCCGCGGCATGTGCCGCGCCAGCCTCATGGCGGACGAGGACGTGGCGGATGCGGTTGTTGTCGAAGAGTTCGTCGTAAATCGGGAGCACAGCACCGCCCGGGTAGCCGAATACGAATTCGACACCCTGCTCAACCAGACATTCGACCAGGATGGCTGCGCCGCTGCGCTCCTGTCCCACTTTTCGATCCCTTCCTTGCTCGTGCGCGAACCACGCACCCCTTCCTAACAATAAATGCGGCCCGGTGCAGGGTATGTTGCACCGGGCCATCGAACTCGTCGCTATGCGTTCGAATCTATCGTGTCAACCGTTAAAGACGTAATAATGATGCAAATACGGTATCAATATCGTAATTCTGTGACTCCAATAGGGGCCAATCCTCAGGGGGCTGCCGCCTGAACCATGTGTATTGCCGCTTGGCATAATTCCGCGTCGCCTGCTGGCCAGCTTCAATCGCTTGAGCGCGCGAAAGATCGCCTTTCAGCATGGCCGCAATCTCGGGTACGCCGATTGCACGCATGACGGGAAGTTCAGGTGAAAGACCCCGGTCGAGGAGCTTTTCCAC
This region of Altererythrobacter sp. CAU 1644 genomic DNA includes:
- a CDS encoding S9 family peptidase — protein: MRVLNTALAVAVLVSSSLVLARPPEPGDLLRLKTVSSPDISPDGTTIAFVVDTPDVERDENVSHIWAVNWDGSGDRQLTSREGESESSPRFSPDGTWLAFLSSRGGDEDDGPTRLWLLPQASGEARPLEGLDGSVSDFDWSPDGRKLALVVKDPEPDARESADGEEIPSPIVIDRFAFKRDGEGYLDNRRERIWIYDLARRTAERLTEGDHDESSPAFSPVGTAVAFVSKRVDDPDRTVDSNIFVGELAAMDRVPRQLTTHPGEDSMPEWSPDGRTIAYLRGGDPAVSFPWYAITHLAAVPSVGGEERVLTGQHDRNIFEFAWSPDGRSILMVVEDNGSQILSSVPSGGGAVRTLIGGDIDIAELAVSPAGRVAVMSSTMERPREVHAVEGGKIRSLTEQNDALMAELDFGRTERYSATSADGIEVRGFVTYPADSSKGQRLPAILHLHGGPDSQHDYSFDMLKQVFAGAGYAVIAPNPRGSTGRGSEFSAALTAAWGSVDVQDVLASVDHAVAAGIADPDRLGVGGWSYGGMLTNYTIASDTRFKAAVSGASISNILSGYGTDHYVLAYEQEIGKPWENLEGWMRISYPFFRNQTIITPTLFMVGGSDVNVPTLASEQMYQALKSRGVDTRLVVYPDESHTISRPSFVKDHVERWVEWFDARLKPASQ
- a CDS encoding vWA domain-containing protein, which codes for MPAVAKEAELAIVATDPAEVEGAAEISDFRAIIAHSPFVPLPDNLSLEGLLADYSLALPAPADCDAALCIGAEAMPADLTMRPGDDIFVGLSFAQQAMPDALPEQSVSLVVVIDRSGSMKGWKLEEVTASLARVLGGLRDGDRVGMVSFGASAKVELPESPVAEVREQIADILDALEAGEETDMEAGLRLGLDLARAHGAERVVLFTDDLPNIYGERPAGFMALAEGAAADGIGLSLVGVDHRYDNATALQLSALNGGRFYEMTPHFDVAGLFEQAWPQLLGAGPESASVILKPGAGRRISAVLGVPEELVERHEDGSVALDLGPAFVAQRGNGVYVTLAPDGQIGGSVGTLLETRLSVTEAGETREHSAEVTLGSTSGGLAAAQQLVEEYLVLQASLKAWHAQGDPERAAELAAFLNARMAASDLAFLDRERAMVASLAARMAMALGSPPASDLLGRWMVESERGLSGTSQGDIVEFTADRGFIIYRQSGEESGTATRQTYQQGDGKLLIDNTDLVFAYELKSRGRRLDLKAVVGDERLKLRKAD
- the leuA gene encoding 2-isopropylmalate synthase, which encodes MLRDPSAKYRPFPQVPLENRQWPSRTITAPPRWLSTDLRDGNQAIVDPMDAVKKNRFFDLLVEIGIKEIEVGFPSAGQTEFDFISGLVRSCRIPDDVIVQVLTQSREDLIRTSFDSLSGAKQAIIHLYNAVSPAWRDIVFRMSQDEVREIAVAGAKVLRDEAAKRPDTDWHFEYSPETFSTAELDFSISVCEAVMEVLQPTPERPIILNLPATVEAATPNIYADQIEYFCRNLPNRESAVISLHTHNDRGTGVAAAELGLMAGADRVEGCLFGNGERTGNCCLVTVALNMYTQGVDPGLDFSDIDRVIETVEFCNELPVHQRHPYGGELVFTAFSGSHQDAIKKGFEAHERQNDEQWRVPYLPIDPADLGRNYEAVIRVNSQSGKGGFAWVLEQDQGLKLPKQMQADFSKHVQRMADELGRELNAADIWEAFKQAYQVQTYPKHFQLVDYEETKAVDGTRVFSGKIAVDGQEQSVSGRGNGLISSVVSTLEDAFDLDLKVLDYTEHALGSGRDARAAAYLMCETGDRVIWGCGIDEDIATASVRAVLSAANSAAA
- a CDS encoding PaaI family thioesterase — its product is MPDDTPPDHPLYRIMGLRRIVDMNPEGRSTLEYEAREEMCHSGGVVQGGFISGWIDAAMAHAAIAKNGQDITPMTLELKVSFFAPARPGLVIAEGWVERHGRRTSFYEGHLKTPNGTVLAKGTCTVLLADRARVERASQEARK
- a CDS encoding epoxide hydrolase family protein, which encodes MSEIRPFTLATEQEQLDDLYRRLDMARWPEKEPVGDWTQGTPLAALQELCRYWRNGYDWRRCEARLNSLGQYVTEIDGLDIHFLHVRSSRADAVPLVLTHGWPGSVIEFLEVIPRLTEPDEGLAFHVVAPSLPGFGFSGKPSETGWGVEKIGQAWAELMARLGYDRWVAQGGDWGAVVTTAIGEQAPNGCLGIHVNMPVARPGPDDLNQPSPPELKALGALQYYQEWDSGYSKQQSTRPQTIGYSLVDSPIGLAGWIYEKMWAWTDNDGSPLDALSMDAILDNIMLYWLPATGASAARLYWESFAKVGDGKVAIPSGGSIFPKEVLPTPRKWAERRYTNLVCWNELERGGHFAAWEQPEAFVNELKSCFGKMV
- a CDS encoding alpha-hydroxy acid oxidase gives rise to the protein MRLSDCHNIDDFRKLAKARLPWPVFDYIDGAADDELTKARNTTAFDDADLVPDVLAGVAEIDTSCTILGRKSALPLMLSPTAVQRAFHHKGETAVAKAAEKFGLWFGISSLATRSIEEIAALTSGPKLFQLYVHKDKGLNQSMIERCQAAKFDAMALTVDTIVSGKRERCLRSGFTTPPRFTPSAVWSYATRPRWTLDYVFREKFRLPNLDSHVAEGTGKAVSIAEYFNTMLDTSMDWDTAARIRQDWGGKFALKGVMSLNDARRAVEIGADAIMISNHGGRQLDGSRAPFDQLREIVDCVGGEIEIIVDGGVRRGTHVLKSLAAGATAASGGRLYLYALAAAGQPGVERAIGILKDEIERGMRLMGVTSVDQLTPERLRWR
- the ilvC gene encoding ketol-acid reductoisomerase, whose product is MKVYYDADADLGLIKDKKIAVLGYGSQGHAHAQNLRDSGVGEVAIALREGSATAKKAENAGFKVLSNSEAAKWADILMILAPDEHQAAIWENDLKGNMKPGSALAFAHGLNIHFGLIEAPEDIDVIMIAPKGPGHTVRSEYQRGGGVPCLIAIHQDASGAAHDIALAYASGVGGGRSGIIETNFKEECETDLFGEQAVLCGGITHLIQAGFETLVEAGYAPEMAYFECLHETKLIVDLLYEGGIANMRYSISNTAEYGDIKTGPRIITDETKAEMKRVLADITSGRFVKDFVLDNRAGQPELKASRKAAAAHPIEKTGAELRAMMPWISANKLVDKEKN
- the ilvN gene encoding acetolactate synthase small subunit, producing MKIATEAAERHVLNVTVDNESGILAKIAGLFTARGYNIDSLTVADITENHAVSRITIVTNGPPQVIDQIEAQLERLVPVHKVVDLTQAGPHVERELALVKVAGKGDNRVEALRIAELFRANVVDTTTESFVFELTGAPDKIDSFITLMRELGLVEVGRSGVVGMMRGAEGA